The following are encoded together in the Adhaeribacter arboris genome:
- the fmt gene encoding methionyl-tRNA formyltransferase produces MPQAFRIIFMGTPDFAVPTLQKLVENQYPVVAVITAPDKPAGRGLKLTHSPVKEFALSQGIPVLQPTNLKSEAFQEELRSYQANLQIIVAFRMLPEAVWSMPALGTFNIHASLLPDYRGAAPINWALINGEKETGVTSFFLRHQIDTGDILLQEKIIIQEEDDFGSLYDKLKHLGADVALKTVRAIEAGNVQPQPQPQSIELKEAPKLFKETCAINWQQSAGQIQNFVRGLSPFPGAWTLINDKIVKIYRAKVLPELSAEEEPQEPGSYRTDNKKYLHFYTGQGILSITDLQLEGKKRMHIDELLRGYKF; encoded by the coding sequence ATGCCACAAGCCTTCAGAATTATTTTTATGGGTACGCCCGATTTTGCCGTACCAACACTACAAAAACTGGTCGAAAATCAGTACCCGGTGGTAGCTGTAATTACCGCCCCGGATAAACCAGCCGGACGCGGCTTGAAGCTGACTCATTCCCCGGTGAAAGAATTTGCTCTTTCCCAGGGTATTCCGGTGTTGCAACCGACAAATTTAAAATCAGAAGCTTTCCAGGAAGAGTTACGTAGTTATCAGGCTAACCTGCAAATAATTGTGGCCTTCCGGATGCTGCCCGAAGCAGTTTGGAGTATGCCGGCCCTTGGCACGTTTAACATTCATGCTTCTTTATTGCCGGATTACCGCGGGGCAGCACCCATTAACTGGGCATTAATTAACGGCGAAAAAGAAACGGGTGTCACTTCTTTTTTCCTGCGTCACCAAATAGATACCGGGGATATATTGCTCCAGGAAAAAATTATTATTCAGGAAGAAGACGATTTTGGGTCGCTGTACGATAAATTAAAACACCTGGGTGCTGATGTGGCACTGAAAACAGTCCGGGCCATTGAAGCGGGGAATGTACAGCCCCAACCGCAGCCGCAAAGCATTGAGTTAAAGGAAGCGCCTAAATTATTTAAAGAAACCTGTGCGATAAACTGGCAACAATCCGCCGGGCAAATTCAAAATTTTGTGCGGGGTTTATCTCCCTTTCCGGGAGCCTGGACCCTAATCAACGATAAAATTGTAAAAATTTACCGTGCCAAGGTTTTACCAGAATTATCCGCTGAAGAAGAGCCACAAGAACCGGGTTCCTACCGAACCGATAATAAAAAGTATTTGCATTTTTACACCGGTCAGGGAATTTTAAGCATTACAGATTTACAACTGGAAGGCAAAAAGCGCATGCACATCGACGAACTGCTGCGCGGGTATAAATTTTAA
- a CDS encoding dihydrofolate reductase translates to MIASIFAMSENRVIGYHNQLPWHLPADLKYFKSVTTGHPIIMGRKTFESIGKPLPQRTSVIITRQPDYSQPGCLVVNNVAAAIETAQKINNDIFIIGGAEILQQALPYIDTMFLTLIHEKFTGDTFYPEINSADWQEVSRQDFEPDEKNKYAYSFIKLQRVI, encoded by the coding sequence ATGATCGCCTCCATTTTTGCCATGTCGGAGAACCGGGTAATTGGGTACCATAACCAGTTACCGTGGCATTTGCCCGCCGATTTAAAATATTTTAAATCGGTTACCACGGGCCACCCGATTATTATGGGCCGGAAAACCTTCGAATCTATTGGCAAACCTTTACCGCAACGTACTTCTGTTATTATAACCCGGCAACCCGATTACTCGCAACCCGGTTGCCTGGTCGTAAACAATGTAGCGGCAGCCATTGAAACTGCTCAGAAAATAAATAACGACATTTTTATTATTGGCGGAGCCGAAATTCTGCAACAAGCCCTGCCTTACATCGACACCATGTTTCTTACCTTGATTCACGAAAAGTTTACCGGCGATACTTTTTACCCGGAAATTAATTCAGCGGATTGGCAGGAAGTAAGTCGCCAGGATTTTGAACCCGACGAGAAAAATAAATACGCCTACAGTTTCATAAAACTGCAACGAGTTATTTAA
- a CDS encoding THUMP domain-containing class I SAM-dependent RNA methyltransferase — MAFSPVSSPVLTPYLATTLFGLENVLAQELEALGAQNIRLGNRAVEFSGDQPLLYKANIWCRTAIRILKPFRTFTVRDERDLYRQVSKINWSDYIHSDQTFAIQSVVSQSTFEHSLFVSQLTKDAIVDQFRNRTGQRPSVNVESPDVRLNLYMLENRVTISLDASGDSLHRRGYRQQTNVAPLSEVLAAGILMLTAWDKKVPLIDPMCGSGTFLTEAALLAHNIAPGLYRRNHFGFMNWPDFDENVYQQVLASAEAAQLPDKEVDIVGSDIDKDYIEAARKNITYAGLEDYIRVHVRDLKDAQGIGEKGVVLVNPPYGERIHPENLNQLYKLIGDTFKTNFAGYDAFVFTGNLDAAKHIGLKTSRRIPLYNGPIECRLLKYELYRGTRKQVTEAVQER, encoded by the coding sequence ATGGCATTTTCTCCTGTTTCTTCCCCGGTTTTAACTCCTTACCTGGCTACTACTTTGTTTGGTTTAGAAAATGTATTGGCCCAGGAGCTAGAGGCGCTTGGTGCCCAGAATATCCGCCTTGGGAATAGAGCCGTAGAATTTAGCGGCGATCAGCCATTATTATACAAGGCGAACATTTGGTGCCGCACGGCCATTCGAATTTTAAAGCCGTTTCGCACGTTTACGGTCCGCGACGAACGCGATTTATATCGGCAGGTTAGTAAAATAAACTGGTCGGATTATATACATTCTGATCAAACATTTGCCATCCAGAGCGTAGTGAGCCAGTCTACCTTTGAACATTCCTTGTTTGTATCGCAATTAACAAAAGATGCTATTGTCGACCAGTTTCGGAATCGAACCGGGCAGCGGCCTTCCGTGAACGTAGAAAGCCCCGATGTACGCCTGAATTTATACATGCTGGAAAACCGAGTAACGATTTCATTAGATGCTTCCGGCGATTCTTTGCACCGGCGCGGTTACCGGCAGCAAACCAACGTAGCGCCCTTAAGCGAAGTACTGGCCGCCGGTATTTTGATGTTAACGGCTTGGGATAAAAAAGTGCCTTTGATTGATCCCATGTGCGGTTCCGGAACGTTTTTAACCGAAGCGGCTCTGTTAGCGCATAATATTGCTCCCGGTCTGTACCGCCGGAATCATTTTGGTTTTATGAACTGGCCCGACTTCGACGAGAATGTATACCAGCAAGTTTTGGCCAGCGCCGAAGCCGCTCAACTACCTGACAAAGAAGTAGATATTGTAGGTTCCGATATTGATAAAGATTACATTGAGGCCGCCCGAAAAAACATCACCTATGCCGGTCTGGAGGATTATATACGCGTGCACGTTCGGGATTTAAAAGACGCGCAGGGAATCGGAGAGAAAGGAGTAGTGTTAGTTAATCCTCCGTACGGGGAACGGATCCATCCGGAAAACTTAAATCAATTATATAAGTTAATTGGCGACACTTTTAAAACTAATTTTGCCGGTTATGATGCTTTTGTTTTTACCGGTAACCTGGACGCAGCCAAGCATATCGGCCTGAAAACTTCGCGTCGCATTCCTTTGTACAATGGCCCTATTGAATGCCGGTTATTAAAGTATGAGTTGTACCGCGGCACCCGCAAGCAGGTAACAGAAGCAGTGCAAGAAAGGTGA
- the murB gene encoding UDP-N-acetylmuramate dehydrogenase: protein MELQKDISLKPYNTFGMEVKARYFATFSSVAELQQLLQLPEVQNLPKLILGGGSNILFTQDFDGVILKNDILGIRITDLTDDFSLVKAGSGVNWHELVLYTIEQGLGGLENLSLIPGTVGAAPLQNIGAYGVELKDMFENLEAVHISTGELKSFTAEECKFGYRESIFKHEAKGQYIIVSVTLRLHRKPVFNTSYGAITQTLAAMQVENLNPKVISEAVCQIRRSKLPDPAQVGNAGSFFKNPEIPSTQFAELQKEYSTIPSYPTSPGRVKVPAGWLIEQAGWKGRRFESYGVHKDQALVLVNYGGAQGTQVRELAFQIIDSVQEKFGIQLQPEVNIL, encoded by the coding sequence ATGGAATTACAAAAAGATATATCGCTTAAGCCCTACAATACTTTTGGGATGGAGGTGAAGGCGCGGTATTTTGCTACGTTTTCGAGTGTGGCCGAACTGCAGCAATTATTGCAATTACCCGAAGTACAAAACCTTCCCAAACTTATTCTAGGGGGAGGCAGCAATATTCTATTTACCCAGGATTTTGACGGTGTTATTCTAAAAAATGACATTCTAGGCATTCGAATCACTGACTTAACCGACGATTTTTCCTTAGTAAAGGCCGGTAGCGGAGTGAACTGGCACGAGTTGGTGCTGTATACAATTGAGCAAGGCTTAGGCGGACTCGAAAACTTATCGCTTATTCCGGGAACTGTGGGGGCTGCGCCTTTGCAGAATATTGGAGCCTACGGAGTAGAGTTGAAAGATATGTTTGAAAACCTGGAAGCGGTGCATATTAGCACCGGCGAGTTAAAATCGTTCACGGCGGAGGAATGTAAATTTGGTTACCGCGAGAGTATTTTTAAACATGAAGCCAAAGGCCAGTATATTATAGTAAGTGTAACATTGCGGCTGCACCGGAAACCGGTATTTAATACTTCCTACGGCGCTATCACGCAAACTTTGGCGGCCATGCAGGTAGAAAACCTTAACCCCAAAGTAATAAGCGAAGCCGTTTGTCAAATTCGTCGCAGCAAACTCCCCGATCCGGCTCAAGTTGGAAATGCAGGCAGTTTTTTTAAAAATCCGGAAATTCCGTCAACTCAGTTTGCGGAGCTTCAAAAGGAATATTCTACTATCCCCAGTTATCCTACTTCGCCGGGTAGGGTAAAAGTGCCCGCCGGCTGGTTAATTGAACAGGCTGGTTGGAAAGGTCGCCGGTTCGAATCATATGGCGTGCATAAAGATCAAGCATTGGTATTGGTAAATTATGGCGGCGCTCAAGGCACCCAAGTACGGGAATTAGCTTTCCAGATCATCGATTCGGTGCAGGAAAAATTCGGCATTCAGTTGCAACCGGAAGTGAATATTTTATAG